CCGTGCAAGCTCACGGGCGCATCCGGACCCTCGCTCTCCCATTCTTCTTCGTCCAGCAGCAACAGCCAGCCGATGGTCTCCTTGCCGTGAGAAAGCGGAATCGTTCTCACCTGCACCACGTGGTCCCCACCGGAGCGACTCGGTCGTCGCACGTGGGCGCTCACCGGCCGTCCCTCCGCCAAGGCTTCCGCGACGGGGCGTTCCGGACCCGTGCCGCACAGGAGCTGAGCTGCCCGCACGCCCGCGGGCAGCTCGGACCCGACGAGCTTCGCGGCTTCGTCCGTGGCGTCGACGATGCGCAGTTGCTCGTCGAGCAAGATGGCGGCCCCGGCGACCTCCGTGAGGGCCACGCGCCACAACGGACGCGAGTCGGTGGGCTCAGGCCGGCGTGCCATCAGGCGACAGCCTTCCGCGCCTCGCTCTTGTCCGCAAGGGCAGCGCGCAGGGACGACTCGAGCTGGGCCCGTGCCTCGCGCCCCGCAGCCTCGGACCAGACCTGGATCTGCACGGCGACCGCGTGGTCGTCCTCTTCGCCGGTCACCTCCACCATCGACCCCGGTGCACGGTAGGGGGACAGCACCGCTACCCGGCGCGCGTCTTCCAGGACGTCACCGGTCACGGCTCCCGCCAGCCGCAGGCGCACCCGCACGGGAACCGTGTTCTTCACTCGTGCCACCGTGACCACGGCGTCGTTCAACAGGCGATTGGGCACGAAGGACGTGGCGCCATCGGGCTGGCGCAGCTCGACTTGCGCGATGCCGACGCGCTGGACGATGCCTCCGTGGCCGCCCACCTGGATGCGATCTCCGCCCCGGATGCGCCGGCGCAGCACGAGCCCCACTCCCACCAGTGCGTTCTGGATGTGCCCCGAAAACACCCAGGACGCCGAGGCGAGCAGCACGACGAAGGCGAAGGCGGAGACGATCGGGGCGGCGGCCGCGACACGTCGGGCTATCAGGTAGAGCACCACTGCGGCGAGCACCACCCGGGACGCGTTCTCGATGCCACCGAGACGCCGTCGGGCGTCGAAGCCGAGACGCCACGCGACCTTCAACACGACGCTCACGGCGCGCACCAGCAAGAGCGCCACCGTCACCACGATGGCCAGCTCGATCAGCGCGCGGAGCCGGAACATGTCCGACAGCCCCTGGGCCTCGATGGCCA
This window of the Polyangiaceae bacterium genome carries:
- a CDS encoding mechanosensitive ion channel, with amino-acid sequence MKRKLMAAFALLSTGCSSALPTFHLDHGQEAKSHTLVERLAIEAQGLSDMFRLRALIELAIVVTVALLLVRAVSVVLKVAWRLGFDARRRLGGIENASRVVLAAVVLYLIARRVAAAAPIVSAFAFVVLLASASWVFSGHIQNALVGVGLVLRRRIRGGDRIQVGGHGGIVQRVGIAQVELRQPDGATSFVPNRLLNDAVVTVARVKNTVPVRVRLRLAGAVTGDVLEDARRVAVLSPYRAPGSMVEVTGEEDDHAVAVQIQVWSEAAGREARAQLESSLRAALADKSEARKAVA